CAAGCTCGGCACCGAGTGCGCCTCCGTGCAGGCCGTCCAGGTCGACCTCCGCAAACCTTCCGACGTGGAGCGGCTCTACCGCTCCTCGGCCGGACGGGTCCCCGATGTGGTGGTGCTCAATGCCGGGTCGGTGCGGGCCGGGTCGTTCGTCGAGGGCGACCTGGACGCCGACCTGTCGATCATCGACCTCAACGTCCGCTCCACCGTGCACCTGGCCAAACTCGTGCTGCGCGACATGACGGCCCGCGGATCGGGCAAGGTGCTGTTCACCTCGTCGATCGTGGCCGCCATGCCCGGATCGCTGCAGTCGATCTACAACGCGTCGAAGTCGTTCATCCAGTCGTTGGCCGAGGCGCTGCAGGACGAACTGCGCGACACCGACGTCACCGTCACGGCCCTCATGCCCGGACCCACCGACACAAAGCTGTTCGCGCGCAACCACATGGAGAACACCGTGTTGGCGCGCTGGGTGCCCAAGGACGATCCCGCCGACGTGGCCAGGCAGGGCTATGCGGCGCTGATGAGCGGTAGGCGCCGGGTGGTCGCGTCGTCGCTGAGCAGTAAGGCATTCGGCCTGGTCAACACCGTTCTGCCGGATATGGTGAAAGCCAAGATCAACCGTCTCATCGCCAGCCCCGTTCGCGGGCACCACTGAAGGAGCAAGGGGTCATGGAATCATCTCCGGCAGCCGTGGACAGCTCGTTGACCGTCAAACGGGACACCACCGCCACGCGTCAACAGGTCTGGGACGTCATCGCCGACGGCTGGACCTACTCACAGTGGGTGGTGGGCAACACCCGCATGCGGGCGGTCGATTCGAACTGGCCCGCACCGGGCAGCACCATCCACCACACCATCGGGGTGTGGCCGGTGGTGCTCAACGACGAGACCACGGTCGAATCCTGCACGCCCGGTAAGGAACTGATCCTGCACGCCAAGGGTCGTCCGTTCGGCAAGGCCCGAATCGTGATGCGGCTGCACGACCTTCCCGACGGCGGGTGCCGAGTCGAGATGGCCGAGGTGCCGATCGGCGGGCCGCTGGACTGGGTGCCGCGCCGGCTCGCGCTGCTCGCCGCCCATCCGCGTAACCGGGAGTGCACCGCACGGCTCGTGGCGCTCGCCGAGCGCCGGACCCAGCCGGAATGAGCCGCGACACCGCGGATGCGGTGGTGATCGGGGCCGGCCACAACGGTCTGGTCGCGGCCGCCATGCTCGCCGACGCCGGCTGGGACGTCGTCGTCCTGGAGGCCCAGCCGGAACCCGGCGGCGCGGTCAAGAGCGCCGAACTCGTGCCGGGCTACACCAGCGACCTGTTCAGCGCGTTCTATCCGTTGTCGGTCCACTCGCCCGCGCTGCGCGCGTTGAACCTGCAGGACCACGGCCTGCGCTGGACGCATGCACCCGCCGTGGTGGGCCATCCGCGTTCGGCGTCCGACGAGGACGCGCCGATGATCTACCGCGACATCGACCGCACCGCTTCGGAATTGGACCGCCACCATGCCGGTGACGGCCGGCGCTGGTGCGAGCTGTTCGAGCAGTGGCTCAAGATCAAGGACGGCCTGATCTCGTCGTTGTTCACCCCGTTCCCGCCGGTGCGGGGGCTGATGGCGTTGCTGCGCAAGCTCGGCACCGCCGAGGCGCTGCGGCTCGCGCAACAACTCGTGATGCCCGCGGGCATCATGGCCGAGCACCTCTTCGATGGTGACGCCGCCCGGGTGCTGTTGCTGGGCAACGCGATGCACGCCGATGTGCCGATCGACGGTGTCGGCAGCGCGATCATGGGCTACCTGCTGATCATGATGGCGCAGGACGGTGGTTGGCCGGTCCCGGTCGGCGGCGCGGGACAGTTGACCGCGGCGCTGGTGAACCGGGCCCGCTTCGCCGGTGCCCGCATCGAGTGCGAGCGCCGGGTGGACGGTATCGAGGTGCGCGGCGGGCGGGCCGTCGGCGTGCGGGCGGCCGACGGGACCACGTTGCGGGTGCGCCGGGCCGTGATCGCCGATACCTCGGCCCCGCGGCTGTACCGCGACCTGCTGCCCGAATCGGCCGTGCCTTTGGCGGTGCGCCGCAGCTTCGACCGGTTCGTCTGGGACACACCGGTGTTGAAGATCAACTACGCGCTGGACGCGCCCGTGCCGTGGCGCTCGAAGAATTTGAACCAGGCGGGCACCGTGCACCTGGGCGCCGACCACGACGGACTCGTCCGGTGGATGGCCGACCTCAACACCTCGACGTTGCCGCAGCACCCGTTCATGTTGTTCGGGCAGATGACGACGGTCGATCCGACGCGCTCACCCGAGGGTACCGAAAGTGCCTGGGCCTACACGCATCTGCCACGCGGTATGGCCGACGACGCGTCGGCGGAGAACCTGGCCGAGGTGGTCGACCAGGTGCTCGAAGAGCATGCTCCCGGGTTCGGTTCCCGGGTGGTGGGCCGGGTGATCCAGCGACCCTCCGACTTGGAGGCCGCCGACGCGAACCTGCACACCGGGGCGGTCAACGGTGGGACCTCACAGCTGTACCAGCAGTTGATCTTCCGGCCCGTGCCCGGTTTCGGCACCGCCGAGACACCCGTCGCCAATGTGTTCCTGGGTAGCGCGGGTGCGCATCCGGGTGGGGGTGTGCACGGGGTGTGCGGCCGTA
This region of Mycolicibacterium goodii genomic DNA includes:
- a CDS encoding SRPBCC family protein gives rise to the protein MESSPAAVDSSLTVKRDTTATRQQVWDVIADGWTYSQWVVGNTRMRAVDSNWPAPGSTIHHTIGVWPVVLNDETTVESCTPGKELILHAKGRPFGKARIVMRLHDLPDGGCRVEMAEVPIGGPLDWVPRRLALLAAHPRNRECTARLVALAERRTQPE
- a CDS encoding SDR family NAD(P)-dependent oxidoreductase gives rise to the protein MSETRPLAVVTGASSGIGLELAKLLADDGYDLIVAADDAAIYPAADKLGTECASVQAVQVDLRKPSDVERLYRSSAGRVPDVVVLNAGSVRAGSFVEGDLDADLSIIDLNVRSTVHLAKLVLRDMTARGSGKVLFTSSIVAAMPGSLQSIYNASKSFIQSLAEALQDELRDTDVTVTALMPGPTDTKLFARNHMENTVLARWVPKDDPADVARQGYAALMSGRRRVVASSLSSKAFGLVNTVLPDMVKAKINRLIASPVRGHH
- a CDS encoding phytoene desaturase family protein, encoding MSRDTADAVVIGAGHNGLVAAAMLADAGWDVVVLEAQPEPGGAVKSAELVPGYTSDLFSAFYPLSVHSPALRALNLQDHGLRWTHAPAVVGHPRSASDEDAPMIYRDIDRTASELDRHHAGDGRRWCELFEQWLKIKDGLISSLFTPFPPVRGLMALLRKLGTAEALRLAQQLVMPAGIMAEHLFDGDAARVLLLGNAMHADVPIDGVGSAIMGYLLIMMAQDGGWPVPVGGAGQLTAALVNRARFAGARIECERRVDGIEVRGGRAVGVRAADGTTLRVRRAVIADTSAPRLYRDLLPESAVPLAVRRSFDRFVWDTPVLKINYALDAPVPWRSKNLNQAGTVHLGADHDGLVRWMADLNTSTLPQHPFMLFGQMTTVDPTRSPEGTESAWAYTHLPRGMADDASAENLAEVVDQVLEEHAPGFGSRVVGRVIQRPSDLEAADANLHTGAVNGGTSQLYQQLIFRPVPGFGTAETPVANVFLGSAGAHPGGGVHGVCGRNAAKAALANDGVTGWPRRKLGKAMLSLVTR